Proteins encoded by one window of Salmonirosea aquatica:
- a CDS encoding TetR family transcriptional regulator C-terminal domain-containing protein, whose translation MEQIEKIQKAYKDYVLENGTQPPSVYVFAKKLKMPETEFYEYYNSFEAIESDAWLDYLRQALTAVESEEVYAQYSVREKLLAFYYTWIEILKKDRSFVVFSYKQLRQPIARYTGPLQPFKNGFYNFATELMMEGRESREVVIRPVVSDRYVDGLWMQCLYLLDFWVNDLSRGFENTDTAIEKSVNTSFDLMGKSVVDSVLDLAKFMYQNRKP comes from the coding sequence ATGGAACAGATAGAAAAAATCCAAAAAGCGTACAAGGACTACGTACTGGAAAATGGGACCCAACCGCCTTCGGTTTATGTTTTTGCCAAAAAACTTAAAATGCCCGAAACCGAATTCTACGAATACTACAATAGTTTTGAAGCCATCGAGTCAGATGCATGGCTCGATTATCTGCGGCAAGCCCTAACGGCCGTCGAATCGGAGGAAGTGTACGCCCAGTATTCAGTGCGCGAGAAACTTTTGGCATTTTACTATACCTGGATCGAAATCCTGAAAAAAGACCGGAGCTTTGTAGTATTCAGCTACAAGCAGTTGCGCCAGCCGATTGCCCGGTACACCGGGCCGCTTCAGCCGTTCAAAAACGGTTTTTACAATTTTGCCACCGAATTGATGATGGAAGGCCGTGAGAGTCGGGAGGTAGTTATCCGGCCCGTAGTATCCGACCGCTACGTGGATGGCCTGTGGATGCAATGTCTGTACCTGCTCGATTTTTGGGTTAATGACCTGAGTCGAGGATTTGAGAATACCGATACAGCCATTGAGAAATCGGTTAACACCTCCTTTGATCTGATGGGCAAATCAGTAGTGGATTCGGTGCTTGATCTTGCCAAATTTATGTATCAAAACCGTAAGCCATGA
- a CDS encoding ComEC/Rec2 family competence protein, whose translation MYPTQPFVRFLIPLVGGILGTIFLNDRHWLLPGSLSFFLSGLLVVCWVAIRLAPRYRLGTSGFVFFALFCLGILAATLKYSAFQKQISQVENREYDAYVLEVRSLGEKRKASVRYDAQLTSLRVNGEWQQTDARVIVSTEERKNLLSPGTRILIKGRPLSRPARPLNPNEFDYQKYLERKGVAWTVFLPEGTYAQLPSIPAKSLAMWATRFSEWADTELRTHIKTDASYGLVKAMVLARRDDLGADLLNSYIQAGAVHILAVSGLHVGVLFLLLSWVLGDLRKHQKGRFLYLGLIIGFISFYALITGLSPSVVRASLMCVTFAVSQTFRRTHDGVNTLAISAFIILLFDPLALFAVGFQLSYAAVLGILLFYPLVKETVDSKYRVIKWVGQITLVSLAAQVFTFPISIYYFHQFPSYFLLVNPFVISLTPILIYSAIAILAFSWIGWSQLNDLLALWTDGVAKAMNYVVQWPRLLPHYLLENLDFDFLELCFLMIAMLVLYQLLKSRNYTYLRLFFVMCLLFCTYATARSLNQFTSSRLIIHAVSKHTVLSISEGQKGYVIADPEFKTDSLAYNFHLKNYFITHGIATVQFLELPNKALSRPVRIDYIHYPIVFDSSVPAHEKGLTILREKRFPRMSSLATYPNSLFVVSQELGFKTKNQWLNLLDRSGNRVVDPSESGALEVP comes from the coding sequence ATGTACCCTACCCAACCGTTTGTCAGATTTCTGATTCCCTTGGTGGGTGGGATCTTGGGTACCATTTTTCTTAATGACAGGCACTGGTTACTACCCGGTAGCCTGTCGTTTTTTTTAAGTGGTTTACTGGTAGTATGTTGGGTTGCCATACGGCTGGCTCCGCGATACCGGCTTGGCACATCCGGTTTTGTGTTCTTTGCATTATTTTGTTTAGGCATACTGGCGGCTACCCTAAAATATAGTGCCTTCCAGAAACAGATTAGCCAAGTTGAGAACAGGGAGTATGACGCATATGTTCTGGAAGTCAGATCTTTGGGTGAAAAAAGAAAAGCTTCGGTGCGCTATGATGCACAACTTACCTCCCTGCGGGTAAACGGGGAGTGGCAGCAAACTGACGCCCGGGTAATAGTTTCGACGGAGGAAAGGAAGAATTTACTATCCCCGGGTACCCGTATCCTTATCAAAGGCAGGCCACTTAGTCGGCCTGCCCGTCCTTTGAACCCCAATGAGTTCGACTATCAGAAATATCTGGAACGCAAAGGGGTAGCTTGGACGGTTTTTCTACCCGAGGGTACCTATGCCCAATTACCGTCCATCCCCGCAAAGAGCTTGGCTATGTGGGCTACCCGTTTTTCCGAATGGGCCGACACTGAATTGCGGACCCATATAAAAACGGATGCTTCATACGGTCTGGTAAAAGCCATGGTACTGGCTCGACGGGACGATTTGGGGGCTGATTTGCTCAACTCATACATTCAGGCTGGTGCAGTACATATATTGGCTGTGTCGGGCCTGCATGTAGGTGTACTATTTTTATTACTTTCATGGGTATTGGGCGATCTGCGGAAACACCAAAAGGGGCGTTTTCTATACCTGGGCTTAATTATCGGGTTCATATCTTTCTATGCGCTCATCACGGGGCTCTCACCTTCTGTGGTTCGAGCGTCGCTCATGTGCGTTACGTTTGCTGTTTCGCAAACTTTCAGGCGAACCCACGACGGAGTCAACACGTTGGCTATCTCGGCGTTTATTATTCTTTTATTCGATCCACTGGCCCTTTTTGCGGTAGGCTTTCAACTTTCCTATGCCGCGGTACTGGGTATTTTGCTTTTTTATCCCCTCGTCAAAGAAACCGTCGATTCAAAATATAGAGTGATCAAGTGGGTAGGGCAGATTACGCTGGTGAGTCTAGCGGCTCAAGTTTTTACGTTTCCGATCAGTATCTACTATTTTCACCAATTTCCTTCCTATTTCTTGTTGGTCAATCCATTCGTGATTAGCCTGACTCCCATCCTTATTTATAGTGCCATAGCCATACTCGCTTTCAGCTGGATAGGATGGAGCCAGCTGAATGATCTACTGGCTTTATGGACCGATGGGGTAGCCAAGGCAATGAATTACGTCGTCCAGTGGCCGAGATTGCTACCACATTACTTGCTTGAAAACCTTGATTTCGACTTTTTGGAGCTATGCTTTTTGATGATCGCGATGCTTGTGTTATATCAACTACTGAAAAGCCGGAACTACACCTACCTACGGCTATTTTTTGTCATGTGCCTGCTTTTCTGTACCTACGCGACAGCCCGATCATTGAACCAGTTTACGTCCTCGCGGTTGATCATCCACGCTGTTTCGAAACATACGGTCTTATCCATTTCGGAGGGACAAAAAGGCTATGTGATTGCCGACCCGGAATTTAAAACCGATTCGCTGGCCTATAACTTTCATTTGAAAAATTACTTCATAACGCATGGTATAGCCACCGTGCAGTTTCTTGAACTCCCCAATAAAGCACTTTCCCGGCCCGTGCGGATTGACTATATACATTATCCGATCGTTTTTGACTCTTCTGTGCCTGCCCATGAAAAAGGCTTGACCATTCTACGGGAAAAACGCTTTCCCCGCATGAGTAGCCTGGCCACCTACCCCAATTCGCTCTTTGTCGTTAGTCAGGAACTGGGTTTCAAAACAAAAAACCAATGGTTGAATCTACTGGACCGGTCAGGTAATCGCGTCGTCGACCCTTCTGAATCGGGGGCGTTGGAGGTACCCTGA
- a CDS encoding M43 family zinc metalloprotease produces the protein MRFTKSRVRHTILMFLAFWAVGATAQIIPDSQVNRCGSYERDQQMMLRSAEWRSRRARMDTLISTYLKDRKKLRLTAEEVIRIPVVVHVIHDQAETSIGGVNNPNISDEQIRSQIEVLNEDYRRKPGTLGYNTNPVGADAYIEFYLAEFDPDGRSTTGITRHKYLDKTSFNPFSDDLLLANVAYWPSDKYLNIWTCRLTNSYLGIAQFPSVDKVDGLDTANQPNYLTDGVIIDFRYFGRKTGAITSRVYNLGRTTTHEVAHWLGLIHTWGDAVCGNDFCADTPPTEEPNRTTLCVEKFSNCNGVRTRNMIENYLDYSPDSCMNVFTMDQVGRMRAVLALSPRRVSLVEYSKEGRLDPSDNLVVELYPNPARVELNVDVRFADFQDFNYSIFDLTGRLLARVAYQNVYSRRLKLDVSLLPPGNYMMQVTTQSETITKRFVVN, from the coding sequence ATGAGATTCACGAAAAGTAGGGTGCGGCATACGATTCTGATGTTCTTGGCTTTTTGGGCGGTCGGAGCGACTGCCCAAATTATTCCTGACAGTCAGGTAAATCGTTGTGGAAGTTACGAGCGTGACCAGCAAATGATGTTACGCTCCGCAGAATGGCGAAGTCGGCGTGCTCGTATGGACACGCTCATAAGTACCTACCTCAAAGACCGGAAAAAGCTCCGGCTTACCGCCGAAGAAGTGATACGCATTCCGGTGGTGGTCCATGTTATCCATGATCAGGCAGAAACGTCCATAGGAGGGGTAAATAATCCGAATATTTCCGATGAGCAAATCCGCTCACAGATCGAGGTACTTAACGAAGATTACCGACGCAAACCTGGAACCCTGGGTTATAACACCAATCCAGTTGGGGCCGATGCCTACATCGAGTTCTATCTGGCCGAGTTTGATCCCGACGGCAGGAGTACTACCGGGATTACCCGACACAAGTACCTTGACAAAACCAGTTTCAATCCTTTTTCAGACGATCTGTTGCTTGCCAATGTTGCCTATTGGCCATCGGATAAGTACCTTAACATCTGGACCTGCCGCTTGACGAACAGCTATCTGGGTATTGCGCAGTTTCCATCGGTTGATAAAGTTGATGGGCTGGATACGGCCAATCAACCCAATTACCTGACCGATGGCGTTATTATAGATTTCAGGTACTTTGGTCGTAAAACTGGAGCTATTACGAGCCGGGTATATAACCTGGGCCGAACCACAACCCATGAGGTAGCGCATTGGCTGGGACTGATCCATACCTGGGGGGATGCCGTTTGTGGCAATGATTTTTGTGCAGATACTCCGCCCACCGAGGAACCCAACCGGACGACGCTTTGCGTGGAAAAATTTTCAAATTGTAATGGCGTGCGTACCCGGAATATGATTGAAAACTATCTCGACTACTCTCCCGATTCATGCATGAATGTGTTCACTATGGACCAAGTAGGTCGAATGAGGGCTGTACTCGCCCTATCGCCCCGTAGGGTCAGTTTGGTGGAATATTCCAAGGAGGGGCGGTTAGACCCTTCCGACAATCTGGTCGTTGAGTTGTATCCCAATCCCGCCCGGGTTGAATTGAACGTGGATGTTCGGTTTGCGGATTTTCAGGATTTCAACTATTCGATTTTTGATTTGACGGGCCGGTTATTGGCCCGTGTAGCTTATCAAAATGTCTACAGCAGGCGCCTGAAACTCGATGTTAGTCTATTACCGCCCGGAAATTATATGATGCAGGTTACTACCCAAAGCGAGACTATTACGAAGCGATTCGTGGTCAATTGA
- a CDS encoding PhoH family protein, with translation MVEKVITLEDVSLVDFLGVHNANIREVAAAFPESKILSRGNEIRIQGSAPEIVKITDVLESLLQHYQKYGRITNDNVTRYLNGHLNAAKSGSAPLENDEDVIIYGNKGIVVKAKTPNQKRLVEAAAKHDLVFAVGPAGTGKTYTAVAIAVRALKNKEVRKIIITRPAVEAGENLGFLPGDLKEKIDPYLRPIYDALDDMIAPEKLKFYQDNRIVEIAPLAYMRGRTLNNAFILLDEAQNTTPMQMKMFLTRMGPSSKAIITGDKSQVDLPKNQKSGLIESLTVLKDIKGISFVELDGTDVVRHRLVKDILAAYEIHEK, from the coding sequence TTGGTAGAAAAAGTAATTACACTCGAAGATGTGTCGCTAGTTGACTTTTTAGGCGTCCATAATGCCAACATCCGTGAAGTAGCCGCCGCTTTCCCCGAAAGCAAAATACTCTCGCGAGGAAATGAAATTCGAATTCAGGGCAGTGCTCCTGAAATTGTCAAGATCACCGATGTGTTGGAGTCTCTGCTTCAACACTATCAAAAATATGGCCGAATTACCAACGACAATGTCACCCGCTACCTCAATGGCCACCTCAATGCTGCAAAAAGTGGAAGTGCCCCGCTGGAAAATGATGAAGATGTAATAATCTACGGCAATAAGGGGATAGTGGTAAAAGCGAAGACCCCCAATCAGAAACGTCTTGTTGAGGCAGCTGCCAAGCACGATCTGGTGTTTGCAGTAGGCCCGGCGGGTACCGGTAAGACCTATACAGCCGTGGCCATAGCGGTTCGGGCGCTTAAGAATAAAGAAGTTCGGAAAATCATCATAACCCGGCCAGCGGTGGAGGCGGGTGAAAACCTGGGATTTTTACCGGGTGATCTGAAAGAAAAGATCGATCCCTACCTCAGGCCTATATATGATGCACTGGATGACATGATTGCGCCTGAAAAGCTGAAATTTTATCAGGATAATCGCATTGTAGAAATCGCCCCGCTGGCATATATGCGGGGAAGAACGCTGAATAATGCCTTCATTCTGTTGGATGAGGCACAGAACACCACACCCATGCAAATGAAAATGTTCCTGACCCGCATGGGCCCGAGCTCAAAAGCCATCATCACCGGAGATAAGTCACAAGTAGATTTGCCGAAAAATCAGAAATCGGGGCTAATCGAATCGCTCACGGTTTTAAAGGATATCAAAGGAATATCGTTTGTGGAGCTTGATGGTACGGATGTGGTGCGCCACCGCTTGGTTAAAGACATTCTGGCGGCCTATGAGATTCACGAAAAGTAG
- the dnaB gene encoding replicative DNA helicase, giving the protein MEEAVLGALMIEKDALSTVADILKPESFYKEAHQRIYSAILNLFVNSEPIDLLTVTSKLRSTGELEIIGGAAFITELTSKINSAANIEYHARIISQAAIKRELITISSEIQKEAFEDTTDVFKLLDRTEQALFQISESNIKKNYADMGALMRIALDELDKKKNNQDGLTGVPSGFSSLDRLTSGWQKTELVILAARPGMGKTAFVVSALRNAAVEFNMPVAIFSLEMSSVQLVNRLISAEAEIDSEKIRKGNLAPHEWAQIHHRISRLTNAPIFIDDTPALSILELRAKCRRLKAQHDIQMIVIDYLQLMSGETGGKQSGNREQEIASISRSLKNLAKELDVPVIALSQLSRAVETRGGEKRPQLSDLRESGSIEQDADMVLFLYRPEYYGITQDDTGNSVAGIGEVIVAKNRGGSLDTVQLRFVGKFTKFSDLDAFYAPAPTPASRPLPPPSTDPLTSFENSGGGREPAIFKSKANNLSNFDYKGPGEEPPF; this is encoded by the coding sequence ATGGAGGAAGCTGTGCTGGGGGCCCTGATGATCGAGAAGGATGCGCTTTCGACGGTGGCGGATATTCTTAAACCCGAAAGTTTCTATAAAGAAGCCCATCAGCGCATTTATAGCGCAATTTTGAACCTTTTCGTTAATTCCGAACCCATTGATTTGTTGACCGTTACTTCAAAACTCAGGAGTACCGGGGAGCTCGAGATTATAGGGGGAGCCGCATTTATTACCGAACTCACATCAAAAATCAATTCGGCAGCAAATATCGAGTACCATGCCCGCATCATCTCACAGGCTGCCATCAAACGTGAATTGATTACCATTTCTTCTGAAATTCAGAAAGAAGCGTTTGAAGACACCACCGATGTCTTCAAGCTTCTAGATCGTACCGAACAGGCATTGTTCCAGATTTCAGAGTCTAACATCAAAAAGAATTACGCCGACATGGGCGCGTTGATGCGTATAGCGCTCGATGAGCTCGATAAAAAGAAAAATAATCAGGATGGACTGACGGGGGTACCTTCAGGTTTCAGTAGCCTGGATCGGTTGACATCGGGCTGGCAGAAAACTGAACTGGTAATTCTAGCGGCCCGGCCCGGTATGGGTAAGACGGCCTTCGTGGTTTCGGCCCTACGCAATGCCGCGGTAGAGTTCAATATGCCGGTAGCCATTTTTTCGCTGGAAATGTCGTCCGTCCAGCTAGTCAATCGTCTTATTTCCGCCGAAGCCGAAATTGACAGCGAAAAAATCAGGAAAGGCAACCTGGCCCCTCACGAGTGGGCGCAGATTCACCACCGCATCAGCCGCCTCACCAATGCTCCTATTTTCATAGACGACACCCCGGCACTTTCTATTTTGGAACTAAGGGCCAAATGTCGCCGATTGAAAGCTCAGCACGATATTCAAATGATCGTAATCGACTACCTTCAACTGATGTCGGGCGAGACTGGCGGCAAGCAAAGTGGAAACCGAGAGCAGGAAATTGCTTCCATATCCCGCTCGCTGAAAAATCTGGCGAAAGAGTTGGATGTACCCGTAATTGCTCTTTCGCAGTTGAGCCGGGCAGTAGAAACACGGGGCGGTGAAAAACGTCCTCAACTTTCTGACCTTCGGGAATCAGGATCTATTGAGCAGGATGCGGATATGGTGCTTTTCCTCTACCGTCCAGAATACTACGGAATCACGCAGGATGACACGGGCAATTCCGTGGCCGGTATTGGTGAAGTGATTGTAGCCAAAAACCGGGGTGGTTCACTAGATACGGTACAATTGCGGTTTGTGGGGAAATTCACCAAGTTCTCCGATCTGGACGCTTTCTACGCACCAGCTCCTACCCCCGCATCACGTCCCCTACCCCCTCCTAGTACAGATCCGCTTACATCGTTTGAAAACAGCGGTGGTGGCCGGGAACCGGCCATCTTCAAGAGCAAGGCTAATAATCTCTCAAATTTTGATTACAAAGGTCCTGGTGAAGAACCGCCTTTCTAA
- the rlmD gene encoding 23S rRNA (uracil(1939)-C(5))-methyltransferase RlmD: MPVTKRYENITITDFAAEGKCIYKSDEGVVFIQGNVAPGDVVDLEITNKRKKFREAIVTRVHSLSPLRNTPYCQHFEVCGGCRWQHIDYAEQLKFKQRQVLDHFERIGKLRNVEYQEIVAAQTQLYYRNKLEFTFSDYRWLTNEEVQRADQYSRNALGYHVPKRFDRIFQVEKCHLQPDPSNAIRNALHAYAESKGYVYYDIKRNVGMMRNVVIRTSNTGDVLVIVQFAEPQLEIIEDVLRFLKNEFSEITSLYYIVNQKGNDSYQDQEAIHFYGERYIKERMEDLTFMIGPKSFYQTNSEQAYQLYSLTRSFAELTGSERVYDLYTGTGTIANFVARQARSVVGVEYVEEAVADARLNSAQNGITNTRFFAGDMKRILNSEFLVQHGKPDVIITDPPRAGMDPAVIQTIQAALPQRIVYVSCNTATQARDLELLSVRYQVVKTRPVDMFPHTHHVENVTQLVLRR; encoded by the coding sequence ATGCCTGTCACTAAAAGGTACGAAAATATTACAATTACTGATTTTGCCGCCGAGGGGAAGTGCATTTATAAGTCGGACGAAGGGGTAGTGTTCATTCAGGGAAACGTGGCGCCTGGTGATGTGGTGGATCTCGAAATCACCAATAAGCGCAAAAAATTTCGGGAAGCCATTGTCACACGTGTTCATTCACTATCCCCACTTCGAAACACTCCTTATTGCCAACATTTCGAAGTTTGCGGGGGGTGCCGCTGGCAACACATAGACTATGCCGAGCAATTAAAATTCAAGCAGCGCCAGGTACTCGACCATTTTGAACGTATTGGCAAACTGAGGAATGTGGAATACCAGGAAATCGTGGCTGCCCAAACTCAGTTGTACTACCGGAACAAATTAGAATTTACTTTCTCAGACTATCGCTGGCTGACTAATGAAGAGGTGCAGCGGGCAGACCAGTACTCCCGCAATGCTTTGGGCTACCACGTACCAAAACGGTTCGACCGCATATTTCAGGTCGAAAAGTGTCATCTACAGCCCGATCCTTCCAATGCGATCCGGAATGCCCTGCATGCGTATGCTGAATCTAAAGGCTATGTATATTACGACATCAAACGTAATGTAGGTATGATGCGCAATGTCGTGATCCGTACCTCCAACACCGGCGATGTACTGGTCATTGTACAATTTGCCGAACCCCAGTTAGAAATTATCGAAGATGTTTTAAGGTTTTTAAAAAACGAGTTTTCTGAGATTACCTCGCTCTATTACATCGTAAATCAAAAAGGAAATGATTCCTACCAGGATCAGGAGGCGATTCATTTCTATGGAGAACGGTACATTAAAGAACGCATGGAGGACCTTACGTTTATGATAGGTCCCAAATCGTTCTACCAGACTAACTCGGAGCAAGCTTATCAACTCTACTCATTGACGCGGTCTTTTGCCGAACTCACGGGATCTGAGCGAGTGTATGACCTCTATACGGGTACGGGTACCATTGCCAATTTTGTGGCCCGACAGGCCCGCTCGGTCGTGGGTGTGGAGTATGTGGAAGAAGCTGTGGCCGATGCACGGTTGAATTCTGCCCAAAATGGCATCACCAACACCCGGTTTTTTGCGGGAGATATGAAACGGATACTGAATTCTGAGTTTTTGGTTCAACATGGAAAACCCGATGTCATCATCACCGACCCTCCCAGAGCCGGTATGGACCCGGCTGTAATCCAGACAATCCAAGCGGCGCTTCCCCAACGAATCGTGTATGTAAGTTGTAACACAGCTACCCAGGCACGGGATCTGGAACTACTTTCAGTGAGGTACCAGGTGGTAAAAACCCGGCCGGTTGATATGTTTCCCCATACCCATCATGTCGAAAATGTAACACAACTCGTGCTCAGGAGGTAG
- a CDS encoding T9SS type B sorting domain-containing protein — protein sequence MRRLLLCILLLFIYLTAHSTHIVGGELVFKALPAGGSASHRVGLNLYFDQINGSPQAEDQFVNLFFFQTSDNRRIGSVQVPKVSRKNITYTNPECGNSGLRTLFITYSLDILLNASDFSDPGGYYIVWDRCCRNNVIDNIRTPGDVGSLFFLHFPPLTKNGSVFRNSAPEFGEVQGDYACINADYYLDFGATDADGDSLVYSLTTPLTGYSSRTVPSPQPVGTSNYPTVLWVDGISLNNAIPGIRPLRINAQTGRLSVTANKLGLFVFSVRVSEYRKGELIGSVTRDFQLKVIECFEAFPPKILVVQNSKKEQIKNNSVIRLTQRDSACFTVQVTDPNFNQLIRVKGRAVNSNRSDFFLLPSQFRTRKSNDTLSFQFCLDDCFITDDNRPIRLDLIAEDESCPVPLTDTLHLTIYRQGTPNAPPTVSTSLEQPRVSAIPDQLVEFDVLGKDTDPDSILLSASGVGFSLDKYGFSFPPVRGKGDISQVFSWKPPCTLSNSDTIAVDFRITDLRCGTNSLSNTTRVFFALQQSLNNPPKIRTTLPKDTVVIQLNPDLPEQLIFDVIANDLDTTQLSLFGIGRGFSMGEAGMDFLNRVGVREVLSPFAWVPDCSLLGGKSERLFALDFICEDKSCQAARDTSTIFILIKDRIAESIVKLPNVITPNQDGKNDCFDIQALPLDNCNERFEELLIYNRWGGLVYRTSDRTQDWCPLDAPMGTYFYQIRYSIHQYKGTLNLLK from the coding sequence ATGAGGCGACTTCTACTATGTATCTTATTACTATTCATTTACTTAACTGCACATAGTACCCATATTGTCGGGGGCGAACTTGTATTCAAAGCCCTACCCGCCGGAGGCAGTGCCAGTCACCGGGTGGGACTCAACCTGTACTTTGATCAAATCAATGGATCGCCCCAGGCCGAAGATCAGTTTGTCAATTTGTTTTTTTTCCAAACCTCCGACAACCGCCGCATTGGCTCGGTTCAAGTCCCAAAAGTAAGCCGAAAAAATATAACCTATACCAATCCTGAATGCGGCAATTCGGGCCTTCGGACGCTTTTCATTACCTACTCATTGGATATTTTACTGAATGCCAGTGACTTCAGCGATCCAGGCGGCTACTATATCGTGTGGGACCGGTGCTGTCGTAACAACGTGATTGACAATATCCGCACACCTGGGGATGTGGGTAGCTTGTTTTTCCTTCATTTTCCTCCATTGACCAAAAACGGAAGTGTTTTTCGGAATTCTGCCCCTGAATTTGGTGAAGTACAAGGGGACTACGCATGCATAAATGCTGATTATTATCTGGATTTCGGGGCTACCGATGCCGATGGTGATAGTTTGGTATATAGCTTAACTACCCCTCTTACGGGTTACAGTAGCCGTACGGTACCCTCCCCACAACCCGTCGGGACCAGCAACTACCCAACCGTGTTGTGGGTGGATGGAATATCATTGAACAATGCCATACCAGGAATACGTCCATTACGGATTAATGCCCAGACTGGACGACTTTCCGTTACGGCGAATAAACTAGGGCTTTTCGTGTTTTCCGTGCGGGTGAGCGAATATCGAAAGGGTGAGTTGATCGGCTCAGTGACCCGCGATTTTCAATTGAAGGTAATCGAATGCTTTGAAGCTTTCCCGCCTAAGATTCTGGTAGTGCAGAATTCAAAAAAAGAACAAATCAAAAATAACAGCGTGATTCGGTTAACGCAGCGTGATTCAGCCTGTTTTACTGTTCAGGTCACAGATCCAAACTTTAACCAGTTGATTCGTGTAAAAGGGAGAGCCGTCAACTCCAACCGTAGCGATTTTTTTCTGCTCCCATCCCAGTTCCGCACCCGAAAAAGCAATGATACTTTATCTTTTCAGTTTTGTCTGGATGACTGTTTTATAACGGATGATAATCGTCCCATTCGCTTGGATCTCATCGCGGAAGACGAAAGTTGCCCCGTGCCCCTGACCGATACCCTGCATCTCACCATATACCGGCAGGGTACCCCCAATGCACCACCAACGGTATCCACTTCCCTTGAACAGCCTCGGGTGTCAGCAATCCCGGATCAATTGGTGGAATTTGACGTTTTAGGCAAGGATACCGATCCCGACAGCATTCTCCTCAGCGCATCGGGTGTGGGATTTTCGCTCGATAAGTACGGTTTCAGTTTTCCCCCAGTCCGGGGAAAAGGCGACATTTCGCAGGTTTTTAGCTGGAAGCCTCCCTGTACCCTGTCCAATTCTGACACAATTGCCGTTGATTTTCGAATCACCGACTTGCGCTGTGGTACTAATTCACTATCAAATACCACCCGGGTGTTTTTTGCGTTGCAGCAGTCACTGAATAACCCGCCAAAGATCCGAACTACCCTTCCCAAGGATACGGTAGTCATACAACTGAATCCGGATCTTCCCGAACAACTTATATTTGACGTAATCGCCAACGACTTGGATACGACCCAACTGTCCTTGTTTGGAATTGGGAGAGGATTTTCAATGGGTGAAGCCGGTATGGATTTTTTGAACAGGGTTGGGGTAAGGGAGGTACTTAGTCCCTTCGCCTGGGTACCCGATTGTAGCCTACTGGGTGGAAAATCCGAACGCTTGTTCGCCCTGGATTTCATTTGTGAAGATAAGAGTTGTCAGGCCGCCCGGGATACTTCCACTATTTTTATTCTCATCAAGGATCGCATCGCCGAATCGATAGTCAAGCTCCCGAACGTCATAACGCCCAACCAGGATGGCAAGAATGACTGCTTTGATATTCAGGCCCTACCCCTCGACAACTGCAATGAGCGATTTGAAGAATTACTAATCTATAACCGTTGGGGTGGCCTGGTGTACCGAACCAGCGATCGCACCCAGGATTGGTGTCCGCTGGATGCCCCCATGGGTACTTACTTCTACCAAATCAGGTATTCGATTCATCAATACAAAGGGACCTTGAATCTACTGAAATAG
- a CDS encoding CHRD domain-containing protein, whose product MKKMMRHFAFVLIGATLLSSLISCENDGPDESDIVKYQATINSQNTIPRSTSSAQGSAVLEYNKVTKVLTYNVTYQGLTPTAGHIHKAEPAWETGPVIIPFANVGTSPITGSATLTPEQEDLLSFGNLYINLHTTQYPQGEIRGQILPVAFGD is encoded by the coding sequence ATGAAAAAGATGATGAGACATTTTGCATTTGTATTGATCGGCGCGACTTTGCTTAGCAGCCTGATTTCCTGCGAAAATGATGGGCCCGATGAGAGCGATATCGTCAAATACCAGGCTACCATCAACAGCCAGAATACTATTCCAAGGTCTACCTCATCCGCCCAGGGGTCGGCGGTACTGGAGTACAATAAGGTGACGAAAGTCCTGACTTACAATGTCACCTACCAGGGACTGACGCCAACTGCGGGTCATATTCATAAAGCAGAACCCGCCTGGGAAACTGGCCCGGTCATTATTCCGTTCGCCAATGTAGGTACCTCACCCATTACTGGCTCCGCCACATTGACACCTGAACAAGAAGACTTGTTGAGTTTTGGCAATCTTTACATCAATCTCCATACCACTCAATATCCACAAGGAGAAATTCGGGGCCAAATCCTACCAGTTGCATTTGGGGATTAA